One stretch of Glandiceps talaboti chromosome 7, keGlaTala1.1, whole genome shotgun sequence DNA includes these proteins:
- the LOC144437865 gene encoding serine/threonine-protein kinase H1 homolog: MSFYPAMGCGSSKVVPDSPVDRYVDWVKTVETGPNVRRNNYYNNTYHRNNNEHGGTKKKSMGKYKAKFDPRVLAKYDIKALIGRGSFSRVVRVEHRLTKQPYAIKMIEVREGKEVSDTELGVLRRVRHPNIVQLMEVFETPERVYMVMELATGGELFDRIIAKGSFTERDATRVLHMVLDGVRYLHALGITHRDLKPENLLYYHPGNDSKILITDFGLAATRKAGDEMTMKTACGTPEYIAPEILQRKTYTNSVDLWALGVITFILLSGTMPFDDENRTRLYRKILRAKFTFDNDCWKDVSNLGKDFIIKLLTIDAKDRMNASQSMKHPWIVTNAASSSLKNLHRSISQNLLKRASSRSRSMKSTRSTKSNKSNKSIVSLRSQHKRVQPEELDELAKSGTLYNDDDD; encoded by the exons ATGTCTTTTTATCCTGCAATGGGCTGCGGAAGCAGCAAGGTAGTGCCCGATTCGCCCGTGGATCGGTATGTTGACTGGGTGAAGACTGTCGAAACTGGACCAAATGTACGTCGAAATAATTACTATAATAACACCTATCACAGGAATAACAATGAACATGGAGGAACTAAGAAGAAAAGTATGGGAAAATACAAAGCCAAATTTGATCCGAGGGTGTTGGCTAAGTACGATATTAAGGCCTTGATCGGCAGAGGTAGCTTCAGTCGTGTTGTCCGTGTTGAACATCGACTGACAAAGCAGCCATACGCCATCAAAATGATCGAGGTACGAGAAGGTAAGGAGGTGTCAGACACTGAACTCGGTGTTCTTCGGAGAGTGAGACACCCTAATATAGTACAGCTTATGGAAGTATTTGAAACACCAGAGAGGGTGTATATGGTCATGGAACTTGCTACAGGCGGAGAACTTTTTGACAGAATCATAGCTAAGGGAAGTTTTACAGAAAGGGACGCAACGCGGGTACTACATATGGTTTTAGACGGAGTACGCTACTTACATGCCTTGGGAATTACACATCGGGACTTAAAACCAGAGAACTTGTTATATTATCACCCTGGTAATGACTCAAAGATTCTTATAACGGACTTTGGATTGGCGGCAACGCGTAAAGCAGGCGACGAAATGACTATGAAAACTGCCTGTGGAACACCCGAATATATTGCGCCGGAAATACTGCAAAGGAAGACATACACAAACTCTGTGGACTTGTGGGCTTTGGGTGTCATCACGTTTATCTTACTCAGTGGCACTATGCCCTTCGATGATGAAAACAGAACACGGTTGTACAGGAAGATCTTGCGGGCGAAATTCACCTTTGACAACGAC TGTTGGAAAGATGTGTCAAATCTGGGTAAAGATTTCATAATTAAACTGCTGACCATTGACGCCAAAGATCGGATGAATGCGTCACAGTCCATGAAACATCCTTGGATTGTGACGAATGCAGCGTCATCAAGTCTGAAGAACCTGCATCGGTCCATAAGTCAAAACCTGTTGAAACGGGCGTCGTCACGCAGTCGTAGCATGAAGTCCACAAGATCTACCAAATCGAATAAGTCCAACAAGTCCATCGTATCTCTCAGATCACAACACAAAAGAGTCCAGCCTGAAGAACTGGATGAGCTTGCGAAAAGTGGTACTTTGTATAACGATGATGACGATTAG